Within Protaetiibacter intestinalis, the genomic segment CACCGCCGCGCGCTTCGCCGCGGGCGACTACGCCCAGCGCCTCGGCGGCGCCACCCCCAACACCGAGGTCGGCCGCCTCAACCGCTCGCTCAACACGATGCTCGCGCGCATCGACCGCGCCTTCGCCGAACGCCAGCGCGCGGTCGAGCAGATGCGGCGCTTCGTCGGCGACGCGAGCCACGAGCTGCGCACCCCGCTCGTCTCCCTGCGCGGCTACGCCGAGCTGTACCGGATGGGCGCCCTGCAGAAGCCGGAGGACGTCGCCCAGGCGATGGACCGCATCGAGCGCGAGGCGATCCGGATGGGCGGGCTCGTCGAGGACCTGCTCGAGCTGGCCCGCCTCGACGAGGCACGGCCGCTCGCCCGCGGCCCCGTCGATCTGCTGCCGGTCGCCCAGGACGCCGCACTCGACGCCTCGGCATCCGCACCGCTGCGCCGCATCACCGTCGTGGTGACCGCCCCCGCCGAGCCCGAGCCGGTCGAGGAGGACGAGGAGCCGGAGGCCGCCGTCGGCACCACGGCCCCGCCCGTGACCACACCGCCCGCCACCACGATGACCGGCCCCATCGCCTTCGCCGGCTCGGCGATCGCGCGGCTCCGCCGCCGTCGGCCCACCGATCCCGTGAGCGCCCCCGGTGACGCCCCGGCGCCGCTGCCCGAGGTGGGGCCCGTCGTGTACGGCGAGGAGAACAAGATCCGCCAGGTCGTCACGAACCTCATCGGCAACGCCATGCGCTTCACCCCGGACGACAGCCCCATCGAGCTCGAGGTCGGCGTCGACCGCGCGGGAGGCTACGGCACCATCTCGATCGTCGACCACGGCGAGGGGATCCCGCCGCAGCTGCGCGAGAAGATCTTCCAGCGTTTCTGGCGCGCCGACACCTCGCGCACCCGCGAGACGGGCGGCTCCGGTCTCGGCCTCGCGATCGTCGCGGGCATCGTCGCGAAGCACGACGGACACGTCGAGGCCATCGAGACCCCCGGCGGCGGGGCCACCTTCCGCGTCAGCCTTCCTCTCCTCCCCCGCGAGGGCGAGGGCGAGTCATCCCCGGATGCGGCCGAGGCCGGCCAGACGGGCGAGCCGCGCCCCTAACGTGGCGGCATGAGCAGCTACCAGGTAGACAGCGAAGCCGTCCTCGCACAGGCGACGGCCGCCCGCAGCACAGTCGGGCGCATCCAGGGCGAAGTCGGTGCCCTCCACTCCCAGCTCGAGCAGCTGCAGGCGTCATGGACCGGCACGGCCGCCACCGCCTTCCGCGGCGTCGTCGCCGATTGGCGCGCCGCACAGCAGCGGGTCGAGGAGTCCCTCGCCGCACTCGGCACCGCCCTCGCGCAGGCGGCGCAGCAGTACGCCGAGATCGAGCAGCACAACGCGCGGCTCTTCCTGCGGTAACCCCCACAACACGAAAGCGGGCGGCTCCTTGTGGGAGCCGCCCGCTGATCGTTGTGCTGGATCAGAAATCCATACCGCCCGTGGGGTCGCCGGCGGGGGCCGCGACCTTCTCGGGCTTGTCGGCGACGACGGCCTCGGTGGTGAGGAACAGGCCCGCGATCGAGGCCGCGTTGAGCAGCGCCGAACGGGTCACCTTCACCGGGTCGTTGATGCCGGCGGCCAGCATGTCGACGTACTCGCCCGTGGCGGCGTTGAGGCCCTGGCCCGAGGGCAGGTTGCGCACGCGGTCGACGACCACGCCGGGCTCGAGGCCCGCGTTGAGGGCGATCTGCTTGAGCGGAGCGTCGATGGCGACCTTCACGATGTTCGCGCCGGTGGCCTCGTCACCCGAGAGCTCGAGCTTCTCGAACGCGGTCTTGCCGGCCTGGATGAGCGCGACGCCACCACCGGCGACGATGCCCTCCTCGACGGCGGCCTTCGCGTTGCGCACGGCGTCCTCGATGCGGTGCTTGCGCTCCTTGAGCTCGACCTCGGTGGCCGCACCCGCCTTGATGACGGCGACGCCGCCGGCGAGCTTGGCGAGGCGCTCCTGGAGCTTCTCGCGGTCGTAGTCGGAGTCGGTGTTCTCGATCTCCTGACGGATCTGCTTCACGCGACCGGCGATCTGGTCGGCCGAACCGGAACCCTCGACGATCGTGGTCTCGTCCTTGGTGACGATGACCTTGCGCGCCTGACCGAGCTGGTCGAGCGTGGCGTTCTCGAGCTTGAGCCCGAGCTCCTCGCTGATGACCTCGCCGCCCGTGAGGATGGCGATGTCGGCCAGCTGCGCCTTGCGGCGGTCGCCGAAGCCGGGGGCCTTCACGGCGACCGACTTGAAGATGCCGCGGATCTTGTTCACGACGAGCGTCGCGAGCGCCTCGCCGTCGACGTCCTCGGCGATGATGAGCAGCTGGCGGCCGGCCTGGATCACCTTGTCGACGATCGGGAGCAGGTCCTTGATGTTCGAGATCTTGCCGTTGACGATCAGGATGTACGGGTCTTCGAAGACCGCCTCCTGACGCTCCGGGTCGGTCACGAAGTACGCCGACAGGTAGCCCTTGTCGAAGCGCATGCCCTCGGTGAGCTCGAGCGTGGTGCCGAAGGTGTTCGACTCCTCGACGGTGACGACGCCCTCCTTGCCCACCTTGTCGATGGCCTCGGCGATGAGCTCGCCGATCTCGGGGTCGGCGGCGGAGATGGACGCGGTCGCCGCGATCTCCTCCTTGGTCTCGACCTCCTTGGCGTTGCCGCGCAGCTCGGCCTCGACGGCCTGCACGGCCTTCTCGATGCCGCGCTTGAGGCTGATGGGGTCGGCGCCGGCCGCGACGTTGCGCAGGCCCTCGCGCACGAGCGCCTGGGCGAGCACGACGGAGGTCGTGGTGCCGTCGCCCGCGACGTCGTCGGTCTTCTTGGCGACCTCCTTGACGAGCTCCGCGCCGATCTTCTCGTACGGGTCGTCGAGCTCGATCTCCTTGGCGATGGAGACGCCGTCGTTCGTGATGGTGGGAGCGCCCCACTTCTTCTCGAGCACCACGTTGCGGCCGCGCGGTCCGAGCGTGACCTTCACGGCGTCCGCCAGCGTGTTGAGGCCGCGCTCGAGGCCGCGGCGGGCTTCCTCGTCGAAAGCAATGATCTTAGCCATGGGTAAGTGTCGTCCCTCTTGATCCACAGTGATTTGGCACTCGCAGATGACGAGTGCCAAGGATCAGTCTGGCACTCGGTCAGGACGAGTGCAAGCCGACGACGCCCGTGTTCGCGGGCGGCGTGACGGGCTCGGCGCGCGGCTACGCGGCGGGCAGCTGGGTGACCGAGCCGGAGTTCGGGACGAGCTCGAACCAGCTGTTGCCGGGCGCCAGGCGGATGACCGCACCGGTGTCGTCGAGCAGGCGGATGGGCGCGGTGCGGTCGGACTTCGACCAGCTCGCATGCGAGATCCCGCCGCCCGACAGCACCCAGGCCTCGCCCCCGCCGATGAGCTCCGTCTTCGGCACACCGCCGTCGTTGGAGATCGGCACGCGCACGATCACGACGTTCGCCGCCGAGAGCTGCCCGCCGTTCGAGTCGAGGTCGACGTCGCCGTCCTGGAAGCGCAGCCACTTCGCCGAGGCGGCATCCCACCGCCAGGACGGATGCGCGGAGCCGCCGAGCACGAGGTCGACGCCCTGCGTCGGGGCACCCTCCCGCGCAGCCGTCGCCTGCTCGGCCCGGTCGGCGTAGGAGTACTGCTGCGGCGGCGGCGCGAGCTCGGCGTGCATCGCGATGAGCTCGGGCGCCTTCACGATCACGTTGTGCGGCGCCGCCTTGTTCTTCGTGCGGTACATGACATCCGCGGTGTCCTTCTGACCGTGGATGGCGTTGTACACGTTCGTCTGCTGCATGAGCGCGACGAAGCGCAGCTGGCCGCCCGAGTAGGCGACGATGCCCCCGAAGGGCGAGATGATGTCCGGATCCATCGGACGGATCGAGCGGATGGGCCCGATCTCGGCCGGCACGTGCGAGTGCCACACGGCGACGTAGCGGGTGAGGCCGCCCTCGACGAGCTCCTCGAAGACGAGGTCGGTCTGCTCGAGTCCCACCTGCGGTCGGGCGTCCCAGTGGTTGTCGATCTTCGCGGCGAGCGAGGGGTGGGCGAGGCTCGCCGGGTCGTCGACGACGACGCCCGTGAGCGGCGCGATGACGATCGGCGCGGGCGTCTCGTAGTCGGAGACGTATTCCGGCGTGGGGCTGGGCGTCGGGGTGGGGGTCGGCGTCTGGGCCGTGCAGCCCGCCGACACGGCGGCGAGCGCGACCAACACCGCGCCCGCGAGACCGCGGCGCCCCCTCAGCTGCATGGGGTCATGCTAGGGCGGCCGGTCCGCCCGGACCGGGCCATCTGCGGCGCGTCCGGCTCAGACCGGACGCACCGACTCGGCCTGGGGGCCCTTGGCGCCGGTGCCGACCTCGAAGGTCACCGCCTGGCCTTCCTCCAGCACCTTGTAGCCGGGCATGTCGATCGCCGAGTAGTGCACGAAGACATCCTGACCGCCGCCCTCCACGGTGATGAAGCCGAAACCCTTTTCGGCGTTGAACCACTTGACGGTGCCGTTGGTCATCGTGTTGCTCCCTGCTGCTGAACCCGCGCCGCCCCACCCGGTGTCGGGCGGCACATCGGCGATGGTAGCGAGCACGGCGGGGCCGTTCCGGCGCGAGGGGCGCCAAATGAGCCCTCGGCGGAAAGATTCAACGCAGATTAAACATCGGCGTAACACTGGGGCCCCGGACGGGCCCCGCGGGGTCTCAGCCGGCGGCCGGAGGCACGTAGTCCGAACCCAGCACGACGGTGATCGTGGCGGTCGGGAACGCATCCGAGAGCCGCACGTCGGCGGCGCCGATGAGCTGCATGATGCCGCGCGCGACGCCCTCGTACTCGGCCGAGCCGTAGTAGACGAACGTCTCGGTCTCGTCGGTCGCGGATGCCGCCGCCCGGCTCGGGTTCGGCCAGCCGGCCGCCGCGATCTGGTCGGCGGCGGTCGCGGAGAGCCCCTGGGTGGGGGTGCCGTTGAGCACCGAGATCGTGATGCCCTGCAGGAACGCGGGGTCGAGGGTGGCCGGATCGGTCACCGGGTCGGCCGTCTCGATCACCGTCGGGGTGGGGGTCGGCGTCTCGCTCGGCTGCGCGAAGATCGGCAGCTGGAACCGGGAGTCGAACGCCGCGAGCGCGAACAGGCCCACCACGACGAGCACGGCCGTCGCGAGCACGGCCCAGCCGAAGCCGATCCACCCGCGCCCGCGCTTGCCGGGGGCGCGGTGGGCGCCGACCCGGTCGGTGTCGCGGGGGAGATCGTCGAACTGGTCTCGGGGGAAGCTGGCCATCTACGGGGTCGGATCCTGGGGGTCGATGCGGAAGGTGCGGGATGCCCGGGCCGCGGCGCGCGCATCCCGGACGCGCTGCAACCGGCGCACGAGGAGCGGGTCGTGGCGCAGCGCGGCCGGCGAATCGATGATCGCCGACAGCATCTGATAGTACCGGGCGGGCGCCACGTCGAACTCCGCGCGGATCGCCGAGGCCTTCGCGCCCGACCGGGCCCCCCAGTCGCGTTCGAACTCGAGCACGCGCAGCTGCAGCTCGTCCACGCGCACCTCCATCCGAATCGGCGCCGCCATCCTAGGCACGCCGGCTCACGGCATCCCGACGACCCGCGGCGCCCTCGGGGAACTCCCGGGCGGGGCCCGATGTTGTATTCAGCGGGAGCCCGCACCGGGCGCCTACGATGACTGCGGAAAGGGAACGCGATGGGCTACAAGGTCACCAAGACGGACGAGCAGTGGCGCGAGGAGCTCGGCGACGACCGCTACCGCGTGCTGCGCAAGGCCGGCACCGAGCGGGCCTGGACGGGCGAGCTGCTCGACGAGCACCGCGCCGGCCTCTACACCTGTGCGGCGTGCGGCGCCGAGCTGTTCAAGAGCGGCACGAAGTTCGACTCGGGCTGCGGTTGGCCGAGCTTCTACGACTCGGTGAACCCGGATGCGGTGGAGCTGATCGAGGACCGCTCGCTCGGCATGGTGCGCACCGAGGTGCGCTGCGCCAACTGCGGCGGCCACCTGGGTCACGTCTTCGACGACGGCTTCGGCACCCCGACGGGGCTGCGCTACTGCATGAACTCGCTCTCCCTCGGCTTCCAGGCCGAGGGCGAGGCCGCCGAGCACTGAGCACGGTCGAGTACTGAGCATGGGCAAGAAGGGCACCGTCGCCGACGCGATGCTGCGGCGGCGGTCCCACTCCTCGGTGGGCGACAAGGCACCGGGCGACAAGGAGCTGCGCAAGCTGCTGGAGGCGGCCGGCACGGTCGCCGACCACGCGGCGCTGCACCCGTGGCGGGTCATCGCGATCCGCGGCGAGGCGCGCGAGCGCGTGGGCCGGGCGATCGCGGAGGCGACGGGCCAGGATGCGTCGAGCGGCATCGCGAAGAAGCCGCTGCGGGCGCCCCTGCTGCTCGCGGTCGTCGTGTCGCCCCGCCCGAGCATGAAGGTGCCCGACTGGGAGCAGGAGGCCACGGCATCCGGGGTCGCCCACGCGCTGAGCCTGCTGCTCGACGAGGCCGGCTGGGGCGTCATGTGGCGCACGGGCCTCTACACGCGTTCGGGCGCCGTGCACCGCGCGCACGAGCTGGCGCCGCACGAGCACCTGCTCGGCTGGCTCTACGTGGGTTCGAAGCCGGAGAAGAAGAGCGGCCGGCGCAAGCCGATCACCGCGAAGAAGCACCTGTCGAGTCTGTAGCGCGCCGCGCCCGCAGGTGCGTCGGGCGTCGGATGGCGGCCACCCCGACCGCCACCACCGCGAGCGCGGCACCGCCGACCGTCGCGAGGTCGAGCACCGCGCTGGCGACCGGGAACAGCGCATCGAGCAGCACGGCGGCCGTCAGCTGCCCGGCGATCGTCGCGAGCCCGAACAGCAGCACCCCCGTGAGCGGGACGATCGCGGCGCCGGCCGCGACGAACACGACGCCGATGGCGCCGCCCAGGTACAGCGCCGGGTCGGCGGGCAGCACGGGCCACGCCCCGATGACGGCCAGGTCCACCACGCCGGCGACGGCGAGCACGATCGTTCCGGCGAGGAAGCTCACCAGGGTCGCGGCGAGCACGGATTCGGCCCGTTGCCGGAGCTGGCCGTTGACGGCCTGCTGCCACGACACCCCGACGCCCGCCACGAGCGGGAGCAGCAGCAGCCACCACGGCGCATCGCCGCGCACCCGGTCGGAGACCGCCCAGACGACGGCGCCGATCGCCAACACGGCACCGAGCAGACGAGGTGCGGTGAGCGCCTTCGCGGGCATGGTGCCGATCCCGCGCCGATCGATGAGCAGCGAACCGACGGTCTGACCGCCGACGAGCGCGACCGTGAACAGCGCGACCCCGAGCACGGGGGCGACGAGGCCCTGCGAGGTCACCATGAGGGCGCCGGCGACGCCGCCGAACAGGAACCACGGCGACATGCTGCGATCGCGCACGGCCGAACAGATGCGGGCGAGACCCGCGCGGGCGTTCCGGCCGCCGAGCAGGGCGACGGCGCAGATGACGGTGCCGATCCCGAAGGAGATGCACGCGGCGATCACCGCACCGCCCAGCTCGACGGCGAGTTCTCCGTTGAGGCGGGCCTGCACGGCGATGAGCGCCCCGGAGACGATCGCGCCGAGCAGCGCCGCGGTGGTGACGAGGGGGCGCAGCGCGTGCTCGTGCGTCATGACCCTCCGTCCGGTGGAGCCTCCTGTCGGATTCGAACCGACGACCCTCGCTTTACAAGAGCGATGCTCTGGCCGACTGAGCTAAGGAGGCGCGCTGCCAGCAAGCCTACGGCGCCGGGGTCTCCGTCGGCGTCGGCGTGGGTGTCGGCGTGCCCGTGTACTGGTCGCCCGAGGCGTCGGTCACGAAGAGGGCGAGCTCCTTCGGGTCGAAGTCCTTCGTGTAGCTGAACTTCTTGCCGTCGACGATGATCGTGGGCGCCGTCGTGATGGCGGGGATGTCGGCGCCGGGGATGGGCCCGTTGAGGGCGCGCAGGGTCGCGGCCTGCACCCACGCCGAGAAGCTCTTCTTCTGGATGCAGGTGGTCACCTTGGCGATGCTGCCGACGCCCGACTGGCGGGCGCGGTCGACGAGCTGCTCGTCGGTGAGTCCCTCGGTGCCCTCCTCCGGCTGGTCGGTGAAGAGCGCGTCGTGGAAGTCGAAGAAGGAGTCGGGCGAGTACTCGGCCACGCAGGCGGCGGCGTTCGCGGCGCGCAGCGAGTACTGGGTGCCGGCCGACTTGGTGGTGAGCAGCGCGATGGGGTGGATCTCGAGGGTCGCGGCCCCCGTGCTCACCCACTGGCGCAGCTGGTCGGCGTTGTTCTGCTCGAAGGTGCCGCACGTGGCGCACAGGTAGTCGACGTAGAGCTGGATGTCGATGACGCCGTCGGCGTTGGACTTGGAGGCGACCGGCGTGGTGTTGGGCTGCACGCCACCCGTGCGCACGGCCTTCAGCTCCTCGCCGATCTTGATGCCGTCGCTGGCCATGTTGAGCGGGCCGCGGGCCGGCGACTGGTTCATGGTGATGAGGGTGACGGCGACGATGCCGAGCACGACGAGGGTCCCGCCGAGCACGCTCAGGTAGACGGTGGCGCGGCGGCGGCGCTCCTTCTTCTTGTGGAGCTCGCGCAGTTCCCGGGCGCGCTCCTTCGCGGCCTCCCGGGCTTCACTGCCTCCGGGCTCCGGGCGATCGGACTCGCCGTACGTCATCGATCCTCGTTCTCGGGTGTGGGGAGCGCGCTCCGGCAGGATACGGTGCGCGCGCGAGCGGCGCCAAACCGCGCGGGCTCCCCCCGATGGTAGGAAGCCAATCTGGGAAGCGTCCGGACGGACGCTGAAGGCGGGCGCCGCGTCACGCTGTGTCATACTGGGCGGGATCGTCGGCACCGCTGCCGGCGGTCTTCCATTCACTACGGATCGTCCGGCACGTACCTGCCGGTGAAGGAGAACGATTAGTCATGGCATCCGTCACTTTCGACAAGGCCACCCGCATCTATCCCGGTTCGACCCGCCCCGCGGTCGACGCGATCGACCTGGCGGTCGACGACGGCGAGTTCCTCGTCCTCGTCGGACCCTCCGGCTGCGGCAAGTCCACGACCCTGCGCATGCTCGCCGGCCTCGAAGAGGTCAACGACGGCCGCATCCTGATCGGCGACCGCGACGTCACCGACGTGCCGCCGAAGGACCGCGACATCGCGATGGTCTTCCAGAACTACGCCCTCTACCCGCACATGACGGTGGCCGAGAACATGGGCTTCGCGCTCAAGATCGCCGGCGTCGGCAAGGAGGAGCGCGCCGCCCGCGTGCTCGAGGCCGCCAAGCTGCTCGACCTCGAGCCCTACCTCGGCCGCAAGCCCAAGGCCCTCTCGGGTGGTCAGCGTCAGCGCGTCGCCATGGGCCGCGCCATCGTGCGTCAGCCCCAGGTGTTCCTCATGGACGAGCCGCTGTCGAACCTCGACGCGAAGCTGCGCGTGCAGACGCGTACGCAGATCGCGTCGCTGCAGCGTCGTCTCGGCGTCACCACCGTCTACGTGACCCACGACCAGACCGAGGCCCTCACCATGGGCGACCGCATCGCGGTGCTCAAGGACGGCATCCTGCAGCAGGTCGGCTCGCCGCGCGACCTCTACGAGACCCCGTCGAACGTCTTCGTCGCCGGCTTCATCGGCTCGCCCGCCATGAACCTGTTCCAGGCGGACGTCGTCGACGGCGGCGTGCGCTTCGGCACCGCGGTGACGCCGGTCGAGCGCGACGTGCTCGCGCAGGCCAAGAACGGCAAGGCGATCGTGGGCGTGCGCCCCGAGGACGTGGCGATCTCGAAGTCGGGCGATGGCCTGACGGTCGAGGTCGACGTCGTCGAGGAGCTCGGCGCCGACGGCTACCTCTACGGTCACACCGACGTGGACGGCCACCGTGTCGACATCATCGCGCGCGTCGACGGCCGCAACCACCCGGACGCCGGCGAGAAGGTCGTCGTGTCGCCCGTTCCGAAGCACGTGCACGTGTTCGACGTCGAGTCGGGTGAGCGCCTCAACGCCGCCCCGATCGGCTCCTCGGCGCTCGCGTAAGCATCCGCTCCACACGGAGGCCGCATCCCTCGGGGTGCGGCCTCCGTCGTTTGTGTCAAACGCTGCAGCGCTTGTCTTCCCGCGCCGGCAGTTGCTGCAACCCGGGGCCGAGCGCTACAGCGTTTGTGAATAGGCTCGGAGC encodes:
- a CDS encoding sensor histidine kinase; the encoded protein is MAKLHASFEHWWNGISLRTKITGVTVLLLTFGLAVAGIGTMTVLRTYLLEQVDAKATSGFVEAQAMPSSQLIECNVRYEPDGYLVALLDAEGREICTNVPSDMPQPDFTGMNFAWSYAHANLPPWTLTDTNGEPRWQVKSTFVTFDGGASYTTVIVGVDLSGTDNTITRYALIFFLFAIAVVLLGAAVTQLLVTSTFAPLRDVERTAARFAAGDYAQRLGGATPNTEVGRLNRSLNTMLARIDRAFAERQRAVEQMRRFVGDASHELRTPLVSLRGYAELYRMGALQKPEDVAQAMDRIEREAIRMGGLVEDLLELARLDEARPLARGPVDLLPVAQDAALDASASAPLRRITVVVTAPAEPEPVEEDEEPEAAVGTTAPPVTTPPATTMTGPIAFAGSAIARLRRRRPTDPVSAPGDAPAPLPEVGPVVYGEENKIRQVVTNLIGNAMRFTPDDSPIELEVGVDRAGGYGTISIVDHGEGIPPQLREKIFQRFWRADTSRTRETGGSGLGLAIVAGIVAKHDGHVEAIETPGGGATFRVSLPLLPREGEGESSPDAAEAGQTGEPRP
- a CDS encoding WXG100 family type VII secretion target — its product is MSSYQVDSEAVLAQATAARSTVGRIQGEVGALHSQLEQLQASWTGTAATAFRGVVADWRAAQQRVEESLAALGTALAQAAQQYAEIEQHNARLFLR
- the groL gene encoding chaperonin GroEL (60 kDa chaperone family; promotes refolding of misfolded polypeptides especially under stressful conditions; forms two stacked rings of heptamers to form a barrel-shaped 14mer; ends can be capped by GroES; misfolded proteins enter the barrel where they are refolded when GroES binds), encoding MAKIIAFDEEARRGLERGLNTLADAVKVTLGPRGRNVVLEKKWGAPTITNDGVSIAKEIELDDPYEKIGAELVKEVAKKTDDVAGDGTTTSVVLAQALVREGLRNVAAGADPISLKRGIEKAVQAVEAELRGNAKEVETKEEIAATASISAADPEIGELIAEAIDKVGKEGVVTVEESNTFGTTLELTEGMRFDKGYLSAYFVTDPERQEAVFEDPYILIVNGKISNIKDLLPIVDKVIQAGRQLLIIAEDVDGEALATLVVNKIRGIFKSVAVKAPGFGDRRKAQLADIAILTGGEVISEELGLKLENATLDQLGQARKVIVTKDETTIVEGSGSADQIAGRVKQIRQEIENTDSDYDREKLQERLAKLAGGVAVIKAGAATEVELKERKHRIEDAVRNAKAAVEEGIVAGGGVALIQAGKTAFEKLELSGDEATGANIVKVAIDAPLKQIALNAGLEPGVVVDRVRNLPSGQGLNAATGEYVDMLAAGINDPVKVTRSALLNAASIAGLFLTTEAVVADKPEKVAAPAGDPTGGMDF
- a CDS encoding DUF3048 domain-containing protein, translating into MQLRGRRGLAGAVLVALAAVSAGCTAQTPTPTPTPSPTPEYVSDYETPAPIVIAPLTGVVVDDPASLAHPSLAAKIDNHWDARPQVGLEQTDLVFEELVEGGLTRYVAVWHSHVPAEIGPIRSIRPMDPDIISPFGGIVAYSGGQLRFVALMQQTNVYNAIHGQKDTADVMYRTKNKAAPHNVIVKAPELIAMHAELAPPPQQYSYADRAEQATAAREGAPTQGVDLVLGGSAHPSWRWDAASAKWLRFQDGDVDLDSNGGQLSAANVVIVRVPISNDGGVPKTELIGGGEAWVLSGGGISHASWSKSDRTAPIRLLDDTGAVIRLAPGNSWFELVPNSGSVTQLPAA
- a CDS encoding cold-shock protein — its product is MTNGTVKWFNAEKGFGFITVEGGGQDVFVHYSAIDMPGYKVLEEGQAVTFEVGTGAKGPQAESVRPV
- a CDS encoding LytR C-terminal domain-containing protein, whose product is MASFPRDQFDDLPRDTDRVGAHRAPGKRGRGWIGFGWAVLATAVLVVVGLFALAAFDSRFQLPIFAQPSETPTPTPTVIETADPVTDPATLDPAFLQGITISVLNGTPTQGLSATAADQIAAAGWPNPSRAAASATDETETFVYYGSAEYEGVARGIMQLIGAADVRLSDAFPTATITVVLGSDYVPPAAG
- a CDS encoding DUF3263 domain-containing protein, whose protein sequence is MDELQLRVLEFERDWGARSGAKASAIRAEFDVAPARYYQMLSAIIDSPAALRHDPLLVRRLQRVRDARAAARASRTFRIDPQDPTP
- the msrB gene encoding peptide-methionine (R)-S-oxide reductase MsrB, coding for MGYKVTKTDEQWREELGDDRYRVLRKAGTERAWTGELLDEHRAGLYTCAACGAELFKSGTKFDSGCGWPSFYDSVNPDAVELIEDRSLGMVRTEVRCANCGGHLGHVFDDGFGTPTGLRYCMNSLSLGFQAEGEAAEH
- a CDS encoding nitroreductase family protein, with translation MGKKGTVADAMLRRRSHSSVGDKAPGDKELRKLLEAAGTVADHAALHPWRVIAIRGEARERVGRAIAEATGQDASSGIAKKPLRAPLLLAVVVSPRPSMKVPDWEQEATASGVAHALSLLLDEAGWGVMWRTGLYTRSGAVHRAHELAPHEHLLGWLYVGSKPEKKSGRRKPITAKKHLSSL
- a CDS encoding DMT family transporter, with the protein product MTHEHALRPLVTTAALLGAIVSGALIAVQARLNGELAVELGGAVIAACISFGIGTVICAVALLGGRNARAGLARICSAVRDRSMSPWFLFGGVAGALMVTSQGLVAPVLGVALFTVALVGGQTVGSLLIDRRGIGTMPAKALTAPRLLGAVLAIGAVVWAVSDRVRGDAPWWLLLLPLVAGVGVSWQQAVNGQLRQRAESVLAATLVSFLAGTIVLAVAGVVDLAVIGAWPVLPADPALYLGGAIGVVFVAAGAAIVPLTGVLLFGLATIAGQLTAAVLLDALFPVASAVLDLATVGGAALAVVAVGVAAIRRPTHLRARRATDSTGASSR
- a CDS encoding DsbA family protein, whose amino-acid sequence is MTYGESDRPEPGGSEAREAAKERARELRELHKKKERRRRATVYLSVLGGTLVVLGIVAVTLITMNQSPARGPLNMASDGIKIGEELKAVRTGGVQPNTTPVASKSNADGVIDIQLYVDYLCATCGTFEQNNADQLRQWVSTGAATLEIHPIALLTTKSAGTQYSLRAANAAACVAEYSPDSFFDFHDALFTDQPEEGTEGLTDEQLVDRARQSGVGSIAKVTTCIQKKSFSAWVQAATLRALNGPIPGADIPAITTAPTIIVDGKKFSYTKDFDPKELALFVTDASGDQYTGTPTPTPTPTETPAP
- a CDS encoding ABC transporter ATP-binding protein, whose translation is MASVTFDKATRIYPGSTRPAVDAIDLAVDDGEFLVLVGPSGCGKSTTLRMLAGLEEVNDGRILIGDRDVTDVPPKDRDIAMVFQNYALYPHMTVAENMGFALKIAGVGKEERAARVLEAAKLLDLEPYLGRKPKALSGGQRQRVAMGRAIVRQPQVFLMDEPLSNLDAKLRVQTRTQIASLQRRLGVTTVYVTHDQTEALTMGDRIAVLKDGILQQVGSPRDLYETPSNVFVAGFIGSPAMNLFQADVVDGGVRFGTAVTPVERDVLAQAKNGKAIVGVRPEDVAISKSGDGLTVEVDVVEELGADGYLYGHTDVDGHRVDIIARVDGRNHPDAGEKVVVSPVPKHVHVFDVESGERLNAAPIGSSALA